One Rhinoderma darwinii isolate aRhiDar2 unplaced genomic scaffold, aRhiDar2.hap1 Scaffold_578, whole genome shotgun sequence genomic region harbors:
- the SNRPD2 gene encoding small nuclear ribonucleoprotein Sm D2, translating into MSLLNKPKSEMTPEELQKREEEEFNTGPLSVLTQSVKNNTQVLINCRNNKKLLGRVKAFDRHCNMVLENVKEMWTEVPKSGKGKKKSKPVNKDRYISKMFLRGDSVIVVLRNPLLAGK; encoded by the exons AT GAGTCTCCTAAACAAGCCGAAGAGTGAGATGACCCCTGAGGAGCTGCAGAAGCGCGAGGAGGAGGAGTTCAATACGGGGCCCCTGTCGGTGCTCACACAGTCCGTGAAGAACAACACACAAGTCCTCATCAACTGCAGGAACAACAAGAAGCTGCTGGGGAGGGTGAAGGCCTTTGACAG ACACTGTAACATGGTCCTGGAGAATGTCAAGGAGATGTGGACGGAGGTCCCCAAAAGCGGCAAAGGAAAGAAGAAATCCAAGCCGGTCAACAAGGACCGATACATCTCCAAGATGTTCCTGCGTGGAGACAGCGTCATCGTGGTGCTCAGGAACCCGCTGCTGGCAGGGAAGTGA